AGTTGTCCGGATCATTCGAATCCACGAACTTCACCGTGATGCCGAGCGCGGGCAGGATGTCGTTGAACTGCGTGTAAGTGCCGCCGTAAAGGTTGCGGGCGCTGACGATGTTGTCCCCCGCCCGGGCCACATTGATGAGCGAATAAAAAATGCCGCTGGTGCCCGAGGCCAGGCCCAACCCGCCCATTTCCGGAGCGCCTTCGAGCAGTGCCACGCGCTTCTCCAGCACGTCGGTGGTTGGATTCATCAACCGGGTGTAGATGTTGCCCAGTTCGCGCAACGCAAACAGGTTCGCCGCGTGTTCCGTGTTTCGGAAGGTGTAGGAGGACGTCCGGTAAATCGGCACCGCACAGGACTGGGTCGTGGCTTCGGGTCGGTAGCCGCCGTGCAGGCAAAGGGTCTCGAATTTCATGTCGCGCTCGCTTGGTTGAAGGTTTGTGCTATTGGTGTTTCGAATGACCTAGATTGTATGGAAGAATCCGTCCCTGTCCAATGTCCTTACTGCGGCCAGGTCTTTGACCTGGCCCTCGACACCTCGGCCGGCAGCCAGCAGTTCACGACCGACTGCGAAATCTGCTGCCGTCCGTTCACCGTCCGCGCCGAATGCGAAGCTGGCGAGATTCTCAGTGTGGAAATCGACGGCGCATAGGGTCACGGCGCTCGCAGAACAAAGCGGCAGGCGTTGCCTGCCGGCAGAATCAGCACGAATCGCGACGGCATTTGAGACTTTGTCTGGTTCAAAGCCGGGTCACAGACCGGCGTTCCTTGCGGAGCGAGTTTTTTTCAAACCACTCAACTCACACTGGCCGGTTCTGGCTTGGGAATGACGCCGGCTCGCCAGGGTGTCCCACGGATTATGCCGGCGCGGCCGGTGCGATGGCAGCCAGTATTCATCCGCCACGTCCGGCATCGCGATCGCAGTTCGATCAATCGCAGTGGTGGCGACGTTCCATTCAGGAAAGGTTTGGCGCGTTTTCATGTCAGTGCAGGCACAGGGCGGAAACAATTGTCAGTTGGGTGCGCAGGGTCCAAGGATGGCAGGCCGTTGCCGCGGGTAATGCTTCCAGTTCGCGGGCGGCCTGATCGGC
The DNA window shown above is from Verrucomicrobiia bacterium and carries:
- a CDS encoding CPXCG motif-containing cysteine-rich protein — encoded protein: MEESVPVQCPYCGQVFDLALDTSAGSQQFTTDCEICCRPFTVRAECEAGEILSVEIDGA